CGAGATAGGCGATATTGACGAGGGAATCATAGAGATAGCGATCGGAGAGGAGGTAGTCAGTATCAGCGTGCTCGAGGCGGCGGACATACCGTCGGAATCGAAGGACATCGACGAAGAGAATGATCTGACGCAAGAGCACGCCGAGGCCCGAGCTCTTGATGACCGCTTTCGCTGTGCCGGGCTGGCTTGCGTGACGGCGGAACAGTCGTTTGGCTGCCTGAGGCAGACTCCACTCGACGGCGTGGAAGTAAGCGACTCGGGCGCCGCCTGTCTCTACGTATTTCCGGAGCAGCGCGAGCTGGCTCGACTTCCCCGATCCATCAATGCCGCTGAAGGTGATGATTTTCACAGCAAAGAAATGACGTGATTACCGTGAGTCTTCTGATAGAATGTACTCCCAACCAGGTTGCCAGTTCTTCGTCTTCCGCCAATCATCTGCGAGCGCTTGCTTCCATGTCTTGCCATTGATCAGAACATCCAGCGAGAGTTGTGGAGCCTTATGCGCAACGATGGCAACACGTTTCCCGTCGTAGTTTTTCTTCAGGAATTCGAGAAAGTCTGCCACACGTGCTTTGACATCCTCATAGCTTTCTCCTTCCGGAAATGGCTTTTCAATGCATTCTTCTTCCTGCATGGGCTCAACGATATCAGATGAAGCGCCATTGAGTGTTCCATAATTACACTCACGCAGTCTGGCATCGGGGATAATTACATAGAGACCTTCCCATGAGAGCTTTGCCGAGTTGTGGGCGCGCTGTAAATCAGAACAGAAAACAACATCAAATGTCTTGTCTTTGGTCTGCTCTTTCAAGTCAACGGACTGCTTGACTCCAAGTTCGGAAAGTTCGACATCTTTCCAACCAGAAGATACATGTCGTTCGTTATCCGTAGTGGTGCCATGAACAAAGTAGGTAATGTAAACGGGCATAGGAGGTTAGTACATGATGATCGAGACGGGCATGAGGCGGGCGACGGGCTTGACGATATTGTTTTCTTTGACCGTCGCGATGATGTCGTCGATCCGCTTGTAGTGCGCACTGTCCTGTTCGATGACTTTGGAGGACTGGCCATTGTAGAGCCTCACACCGCGGGCTGTGAGTTTCTCATGGAGAGCTGACTTGTCCTCAGGGACAATCGTATCCGATTTTGACTTGGCCTTGCCGGCGCCATGATTGCAGGAGTAGAAGCTCGACTCGTTGCCGTCCATGCCGACGCAGAGGAAGGCTTCGGTTGACATCGAGCTCGGGATGAAAGCGGGCTCGCCCGTATCCTTGAACAGCGGGTGTCCCGCCATGCGCGATGGACCATAGGCGCGGCTCGTGCCGTTGCGGTGTACCCAGACGGACTTCCCGTAGTGCTCTTCCTCCGAAACAAGGATATGCGGCATGTCGTAGAGGAGCTCGAGCTCAGGATCACGGCCGAGGACCTGCTTTACCGTCTCACTCACGTTGTGGGTGATGGTCGCACGGTTCGCATGAGCGAAGTTGGAGCAGGCATTGCGCGCCGCCATGTACATCTCGCCTTCCGGTCCGTGGCCATCATAGGTGAAGAGCTCTTCTTTGGCGCCGAACTGGTAGGCTTTGATCTTCTTTGCGATCCGATCGTACACTGGCCGGAGCGGTGAGCGGAAGAGAAACTTGCCGAGCTCGACCATGATGGCCTGCGAGAGGTGCTCGCGCTTTTTCGCCGTGTACATGTACATCGTGTATTGGCCGAGGATGCCCGATCCACAGTGGACCATGAAGACGTATTGGCCGTTTTGGAGACCGAATTTCTTGGCGGTCTCTTCGTCTTCGATGCCGGTCACTTTCATGAGGTCAAGGAAGTGATTACCGGCCGCGCCGAGGATGCCAAGCCGAAAGGTTGCAAACCAGAGGAAGAGTTTCGGGATGACGCTGTAGATGCTCTCGCGTGAAACCTCGCTGCCGAAGAAATTTCCACTTTCGATGCAGTGCGTCTCCTCGTTCTTCGTCTCGATACCGAGCGCCGTGATGAGCGGACGAATGCCGCCCCGGCAGATATCGACGACGGTATCAAAGGAAACCCGGGTACCGACAAACTGCTTCGTCGGGACGGTCGCGACGAGCGCCTGAAAGAGCACATCGAGTTCCTCAGGCGTGATATTGTTCTCGGTCAGATTGGTCTTCACCAGGCGCATGCCACAGGCCGGATCGGAGTCATTGACCTGGGGGAGGATGTGGTGTTCCGAAGTGACCGTTGTACCGGTGGCGTTCTTGCGGCCTGGCTTGGAGTGGACGTCGGCCATGGCCGCGATGTGATGGAACACCGTGTCGTTACTCGCGACACTTTCGAGTTGTTCTAGCGTCGCATCGCTTGGCATCAGGTCGTCGCCGACATGGAAGACGACGGGGACTTTCATCTGGTCCGTCTTCATTTCTTGCTTGAGATTGCCGATTTTCTTGATGGCGTCTTCGAACATAGGATTTTATTTGTGGTCGCCGAAGGGTTCAATGGAACGATTGGGGCGAATAAGAAAGCGTAGTGAATAACCAGCACCATTTTCTTCTTTATGGAGAAAGTCAGCGAGACCAGATTGGAAATTTTCGAGAGCAGCCCATGAACAATCCTGATCGCGTTTTTCGGGATGGAGCTTAGATCCGAACGGTGACTCCCTGCCTTGAGTCGTGTGCAGATTGATACGGTAGACTCCTACCGGCCACCAAGAAGTATCGAGAGAGTAGTATCCGTCTTTATTGGCGGAGAGAGGCATCATTGTATCATCGAGCTTATTTCCAACCCACATTCCGTACGGAACATGAGGATAGTATTTTTCCATTAATTCTCGAGTTTCTTTGACACGGGTGTCATCATTATCAAGCGCACTATAAGCCGAACCTACCCATAACCAGGCCGTATCGGTCCCAAGGAGCGTTTGAGAAAAGCGCATTTGATCTCGTGAAAGTTCAATTAGCATACGAATAAACGGTAACAAGTTAGAGGGAAGCGTAGAGTTCACCGTAGTGTCGGGCCGTTTCTCGGAGGTCGAAATGTGTTTCGGCATAGGTCCGAGCGGTTTGCCCGATTGCTGCCCGAGTATCCGAATTATGCTTTAAATAAAGGATAGTATCGATCAGTGCCTGGTCATCGAGCCTGGGGATGGTAACAGAAATTTGGTCATTTGAGAACTCTCGAAAGGCTTCCAAGTCAGAGAGGATGACGGGCTTTCCGCAGGCATAGGCCTCGATGATGACGAGCGGGACGTCGAATTTGCCACGGAGGTCGCCCACAGGAAATGCGATCACATCCGCGGTATTGTAGACGGTGGCCATATCGGCGGTGGCATTGCCATCGTCGAAGCGGATATGTTCGAGGCAGCCGGCCTGACGGAACCGTTCCCGTACTTCTTCGCGTTTCACTCGATCGGCTTCGTTCTTGATCCGGCAGGCAAAGAGGAAAATAAACGGTTCAGAGATCGGAGCTGTGAAATGGCGAATGAGCGTTTCGACGAGATAGTCTGTCGCGCCGAGCCGAGTGTATTCGCCAGGGTAGACGACCAGGAAATCCTCGGGTGTGAGGTTGTATGAATCAAGGACGGCCTGGCTCTTCGGCCGGGGCTGATACTTTTCCAGATCGATGCCGGGATAGATCCGCTCGACATTGTCGAAGCCGAGCGCATTCAGTTTCGTCTTGGTCGCATCGGTGTAAGTTGCGAGTTGATCTGCGAAGAAAAGGTGTTTGAGAAGATTTCGAGGGTATCGATCTTCACGAAGTGTCGCGACGGTTTGGATACTTTTAGGACGGAAAGGTGTAAAGTACTTTATGACAAAAGCATTGAAGAGTGTCGGAGTAAAGAGGTAGTGAACAATGTCGTATTTAAAACTCTGAGCAAATAAATAGAGCGGAAGTCTCGCTTTCTGAAGAAATGGATAATGTGATTTAGCTCCAGTTTTTTGTTTTGAATAGAGTGGGTGAAGAATGACGTTGGTACCCATATCCTTGAGTCCTTCCGGGGTTGTCAGAACATGCATCGTCAAATCTTCATTGCGAATGTTTTTGGCTAAAAAGTACGCAAAGTTTTTTGAGGCTTCATCCCAAGGCGGGACAATCGGTCGGGTCGCGAGGAGGATTTGCTTCATAGTGAGCGATAGATGGTTTCGTCGCGGCCATCGTGCGAGACGGTGATGGTGATACGTCCAGAGACGGGCATGAATGGTATCGAAGGGACGTGTGTCATATCGTTCCCGGGTTCGACTACGAATACGCCCGTGGCGAGGGTCTGATCATCGGCCGAGATAGTGTAGCGGAAGTCAGCAGTTGTCGTATGGTTTGAGACGACAAAGTCGAGGCTCGCCGCGTTCTTCGGTTCGGCGAAAGACAAGCTCCACCAGTTTTTCCCAGTGTTCGGATCAAGCCCCCGTTCGTTCACCGAAAACAGGTACGCGGCCGAAAGCGCAAAGAGAACAATCAAGCCAAAAATGAGGCGTTTTTCAGTCATAGCAGTACCGCTAGTATACTGGGAATAAAGTAATATTTCCACATACTCTCAGAACCCGCACGCAAACCCTAAATCCCGTTTCCTCTACCTGTACAAAGTGTGTTACTATAGTACCAGTCTTTGTACAAAGAGAAGTTATTCTATCCAAGATTCTTATGCATCCGAAAACTCAAGAAGCTATTTGGTACGGAGCTTCAGCCAAACATACGGGTAACATCTCGATCAGTGGAGTGCTCCTCGGTGTCGTTGGGATGACGGGCCTCGTTGCGATCAGTCTCGTTGCTCCAAACGCTCTGAAACTGCTTCAGGCGATACCCACGCGAAATCGCCGCCGATCAGACAAAAAGTCTATTGATCAAACCCTAGATAAGCTCATCCAACAGCAGCATATCCATAAGGTACGAAAAAATGGAGCAAGTTTTTATATGCTTACCAAGAAAGGGGCGGCACAGTTGGCGAAGCTGAGACTCTCGATGGGTGCGCTCACTATTCCAAAAAAATGGGATGAAAAGTGGCGTATAGTGACCTATGATATTAGTGAAAAGCGACGTTCTAAACGAATACTGTTATTGCGAGCCTTATATGAGGCGGGATTTTATCACCTGCAGGATAGCGTGTGGGTTTATCCGTACCCTTGTCGAGAGCTCAGTGTGTTACTCAAATTTCACTTCGCGCTGGGGAAAGAAGTCTTGTATATTGAAGCAGCAGAAATTGAATTAGAGCCAAAATTGCTCAAACACTTTGGCCTACAGAGGAACTGATGCTGTGGTTGAGATTTATTGTACAAAGTGTGTTACTACCGTTACTGGATTTGTACAATAAAGTGACGGGAGTAGGTTATTGACGTATGATTGAGCGCTGCCTATGATGCAGTGACCTATGGTTATGTCTGAGAAACTTTCACCAGTATTCAAGAAGATCCCAGTCACTATCCTGACGGGCTTCCTCGGCGCCGGCAAGACCACGCTCCTCAACCATATTCTCTCGTCCAAGACCGGTGAGAAGATCGTGGTCATCGTCAATGAATTCGGCGCGGTCGGGATCGATGGGGCGTTGGTGGTCGGGGGCGAGGAGCACCTCGTCACGCTCGACAATGGCTGCATCTGCTGCACGGTCCGCAATGACTTGGTCGAGACCCTGACTGACCTTCTGAAGCGGAAACTCGGCATGGCAGGAGAAATGGCCGAAGCAGGGGAAAGTGCTGCCCCACTTGTTTTCGATCGGATTGTGATCGAGACCACGGGCTTGGCTGATCCCATCCCGCTCGTCCAGACATTCATGATGGATGATGTCCTCATGGCAGCCTATGAAATAGCGGCCATCGTCACGGTCGTCGATGCCGTCCATATCGAAAAGCAGCTCGGGTACCTGCCCGTAGCAGCCGAGCAGATCGCGCTCGCCGACCTCATCCTCCTGTCCAAGACCGATCTCTTCTTGGGCGAGGGAGAGAGCGAAGAAAGAAAAAAACGTATGTCTGAGATCGAGTCAAAAATTCAAGCCATCAATCCTGCGGCTCCGATCATAGCGACTGTCATGGGAGTGATCCCGAATGCCGAGCTCTTCCGCGAGCGGCGTTTCTTTGCGGCACCCGAAACCGTCCAAGGACATGACCACACGAGCCATACACACGGCATCTCGAGCGTTGTTCTAAAAACAGATAAGTTAATCGATATCGACCGGCTTTATGCCTGGATCGGGGAGCTTCAGAATAGCCTCGGCCCCGACCTCCTCCGCTACAAGGGCATCATCTATTCGGACGAGTACCCAGGCAAACACGCTGTCCTGCAGGGTGTCCATGCGCTCTATACCGTCACCCCAGACCGCGAGTGGAAAGAAAATGAAAAACGCGAATCCGTCATCGTCGTCATCGGCCAAAACCTCGATCGTGAAGCGATAGAACAAGGATTCAAGCGGTCACTAGCAGACTAAGAGGCAAAAAGAAGACGACCTCTGAGGTGGGTCGTCGTAGCTTCGGTTGAAGCGCCTTGGTGAACCCTAGTTCACCTTCTCGATCATTTTCAGCGGGCCGCTGGAGCAGGGCGATTGGCCGCCGCAAGGGCAAAGCTTGCCGAACTCGTTCAGCGCAGCTTGGACGGACGTCCACGAATTCGGCGACGCAGCCTTGACCACGGCCAGATCGACCTTCTCGCGAAGGTGGCGCGGCTGTCCCTTGAGGTTGGCCAAAGCAAAGGTGATCTCCATCATGGTTTCGTGAGGCTTCTCGTCGAAGACCGCGGCCTTGTAGTTCGAGATGTTGCCAGCGCCGATACCGGCCGCGCGGCAGATGGCTTCGTTGGTCACAGTCTGTGCCAGGGCAGCGGCAGACATGGTAGCGAGAAGGGCAATGAGAAGGAACTTGGACATGTTTACACTCCTGTTTGGATTGACGTCTGACGAGGGAATCTCATCAGACTTTATATGATAGCATATAACGTGCCATCAGTCAACTATTAAAATGAGGCTTGAAAAAGCCAGAATTTGCGAAATATTTTGATTGCTGCTAGTCCGTCACTGTCATGGGTGAGGTCTGTGTAGAATAGGGCGGAGGCTTTGAAGCGCTCGAAAGTCTGGAAGCACAGCGTGCAGGACCGAGAGAATGATCGCGATGGGCAACTGTCGAGGTATAAGGTGCGCAAGCATCCGCGGAGCCGACCGTGAAATACGCCCCGGGCGTCAAAAGGTGACCGGCATGTCGAGTTGGATGTGCCGTTTTTTTTTACACAAAAAGAAAACGACCCTCTTGTAGGCGGGGTCGTTGTAGCTTCGGTTGAAGCGGCCTCGTGGGACTTAGTCAGTCCTTCACCTTCAACGGATTGGTCACCGGCATGGAGCATGGCGCTTGGCCGCCGCAAGGACAAAGCTTGCCGAACTCGTTCAGCGCGGCTTGGACGGAGGGCCAAGACTTCGGCGAAGCAGCGTTGATCTTGGCGACGTTGACCTTTTCTTGCAAGTAGCGTGGTTGTTTGGTAAGGCTGACCGTTGCCGACAAGATGACCAGCATCGTCTCGTGGGGTTCCTTGTCGAAGACCGAGGCCTTATAGTTGCTGATGTTGCCAGCGCCGATACCGGCCGCACGGCAGATGGCCTCGTCAGTCACATCCTGCGCCAGGGCAGTGGCGGACACGAGGGCGAGGGCGGCGATGATAAAGAGCTTGAGCATGGAAACCTCCAGTTGTTGATGCCGATGAGAATTCATCGGACTGCATATGATAGCACGTTTTGTGCCATCAGTCAAACTAAAAAGTGGCTTTATAGAGCCGTAGTTTTCACTTATTTCTCACCTTGTACTAGTCTTTTTCTGTTACTAGTGAGGCCTGTGTAGGATAGGGCGGAGGGCTTTGATGCGCTCGAAGGTCTGGAAGCACAGCGTGCAGGACCGAGAGAATGATCTCGCGGGCAGCCCCCCGAGGTATACGGTGCGCAAGCATCCGCGGAGCCGACCTTGAAATACGCCCCGGGCGTCAAAAGGTGACCGGCATGTCGAGTTGGATGTGCCGTTTTTTTTTACACAAAAAGAAAACGACCCTCTTGTAGGCGGGGTCATTATAGCGTCGGTTGACGCAGCCTATTGCTGCATGGCTACCAGGTGGGTACGAACCTGGCCAGCCCAATGGTGTCCAATTTCACGTAGTGGACATAGATTTTGTGGAGGATGTTCGGAACCTTAATGACGTCATTTCGCCAGTTACGTGATGTCACTGGGTTAATCTCAGCTTGCACGAAGACGCCGTTGCCGTACAGGTTGCCGGGACCACACTTTGCCTGAATGTGGACGGTTTCGGGCACGCCAATGACATCAACGAAACAACGCCCGGTGCGGTCGGTTTGACGACGGATTTCGTTCGTGCTTTCAGGAACCTTCGTCCAGTCGTTTCCGACAATCACCCAGCCGTCTTTGGCAAAGGCGGCCTGGATGTCCTTGAATGCAAACTCGACTGCGTTTCTGTCGGCTTTCGGACTGTCCAGGCGATAGCTCACGGTGATTTCCGGCATCCCCTTCTTCGAGAGGAGTGCGTAGTTGTCCGTGTCTTCGGCATGCGCGCAGGAAGTGACGATCGACAGCAGGGTGACGAATAGCGTGGTAAGGAACTTGGACATGGAAACCTCCGATTAGGTTGGTGCCGACGAGGAATTCATCGGACAACACATGGTAGCATAAAACGTGCTATCAGTCAATATAAAAAGAGGCTTATTGAAGCCGTAAATTTCACTTATTTTTCGGTTCGTTCAAAGATAGCGGCGGTTTGGCTGGTGTAGAGCTTGGAGAAGGAGTCGGATTTCTCGAACTGCGCCTTGTCGTACTCGGGGTTCACGACGAGATAGCGGACCTCGGTCGTTTTGAAGCAGGCTTCGCCGAAAGCGGTGTTGGGCGTCGAGATCATCGCGAGGGTGCAGCGCTCACGGCGATTGCCGCCCTCTTCGTAGCGGCCAAAGAGTCCGCGCGAGAGTGGATAGCCATAGTCGCGGTGGAAGGAGAGCTTCATCCAGGCGTCGGCGGAGAGGTAGTTGTGGTCCTTCAGGATCATGGCGCCATCGGCGTGGTCGGCCAGGTAGCTAGTCGCCGCAAAGGTCTGGACGAGTTCCTTTGAGCGGTCCTTGGTGCTGAGCGAGCTCGCATTGTCGAAAGAGCCCGAGCCGACGAGGAAGACGAGGATAGCAGCGGTCGCGAGCATTCGGAAATCCACTGGGAGGTTTGATCGACTCCAGAGCGCGCCAGCGAGCCAGGTGAGTGCGAAAGCGGCCGCGAGCGCGAGCGGATAGGCCAAGTAGCTCCCGATGCGGCTCGAAGGGATATCGAGGAGGAGAAGATGCGGATACATGGCCATGACGAGGAGGATGCCGCCCCAGCCGATGACAAACCCGCTCTCGATCGGTCGGCGGCGGACGAAGCCAAGCACGAGAAGAATGCCAAAGACTCCGAGCGCGACTTTTCCCATGCCGATGGAGTTCGAGACTTGGAAGAAGGAAAGCCCGGTGCGCGTCGTTTTGGTCGGGGTGCCGATAGCGGAATCGATCGCGGCGGTATCGAGATAAGTCGGGAGCAGGGCGAATCCCATGAAGAGTCCGGCGAGGAGGAGGACTGATAGTACTGCTGGAGAGAAAGCGAGGCGAAGCCAATCACGGAGGAAGTTACGCTTGCTCATCATGAGGCCGAGCGCCGTGATGGCGATCGTGCCAGCGAGGATGAATGCCAGGACAAGGGTCGAGAGATGATGAGTGTAGGCGAGGATGAACGCGAAGAACAGCCCAACCGCGATGAAGACCGAACGTCGCTCATGGAGCCCGCGATAGAAGAGGAGTAGCACCGCCGGGATGAAGAGATTGCCAAAGAGATTGCCCACGACGCCGCCAGTCACGAATTTCGCCTGGGGTGAGGCCAAGGCGAAGAGCGGCCCGAGGATGAGGAGAACAAAGAGTGCGACATACTCGGGACGGATGTCTTTCTCGAACGGCTGCGCGACGCGAAACGCGAGCGCTGTCACTGCGAGGACGGAGAGGAGATTGATGATATGCAGGAAGAGAATCGGGAACGCGCTCGTGAAGTCGAGGCTCGAAAGTTCGGAGAGAAACGCGAGCGGGAGATGTTCGCCGATGATGAAGTCAGCGATACCGCGGGGCGGGGCGACGGTTGCCGTGCCAGTCGCGGGATCGACGACGATCTCGATTTTTTCGTAGTTTGGGAGGGCTTTGGTCTCGCGGATCATCTCGGACCAGTAGACATGATGGCCGAGGTCGGTCGCGGTGGGGAGGATGTTTGGCGCGAGATAGATGGTACGAATGAGAAGGGTCAACGCAAAGAGCACGAAGAAAATACGAAGGCCGTTTTTCGTGAAAGTCGGCACGGGATCGTTTATAGTCCCGGCAAGGGGCTTCTTCGCCCAGAGTATCGCTCCACCCAAGAGGATAAGGAAGACAAGTGAACTGCCGACATACGGGAGCGAGAGCGGGAGACCGAACCGTCCGAGGAGGAGCATGATGAGATCGATCGCTGCGAGGCTCGTGAGGAAGCTGAAGACGATCTCTTCTAATCCAGAGAACACGCGGCTGAAAATCGCGCGCCACCAGATGAAACCGGGGACGAAGAAAGCGCCGATGAGGGCGAGGAGGAATGCGGCGGTATGGAGGAGTGCGTCCATAATATTAGTGCGTGTTGGTTACGCTTTTCACGAAGTCTTCGAGAAGCGCAGCATAGCGTTGGCTGATGATCGACCAATGAAAGTGTTCCCGTGTATAGCGAGCCGATCGTTCGCCGAAAGCCTGACGTTTCTGCTCATCAGTGAGGAAGGTGTTGATTTTCTGCACGAAGTCCGCGGCATTTCCCGCCTCGGCAAAGACGCCGTTCTCACCATCCACGACAGCTTCCTGAAGTCCTTCCAGACGGGAGACGACGATCGGGAGGCGGGAGATGCTCGCTTCGAGGACCGAAATACCGAACCCTTCCATGGTCCCTGGGACGGGGATATTGGGCGCGACGGCGACATCGGCTGTGTGGAGGAGGAGTTGGACGTCTTTTCCGGGAAGATTCATGAGGAGGATGACCCGATCCTGCAGACCAAGCTCTCGGACGGCCTGTTCGCAGCGCGGGAAGAAACTCGTGTCACCCGGGACGCCTTTTTTGGCGACTCCACCCGCAGCGACGAAGAGCACTGACACGGGGAGCTTCGGCATGACATTTCGGATAAACCATTCGACGCCCTTGTGTTCGACGAAGCGGCCCAAGCGGAGGATGATCTGCCGGCCGGCGATGTCTCTTCCAAGGAGTTTTTCCAGTTCTGTCCGTTCATATTCACCGGCAAAAGTCTCGGGATGGATGCCGTTTGGAATAACGAAAGCACGTTCGGGCGCGATACCGATACGGAGGGCGACTCGTTTCGTTTCCTGACTCACGCAAATAACACCATCGAGGGCGCACAGCGAAGGAAAGTGAAAGAATCGGTAAACGCGCGGCAGGAAGCCTGACTTTTCGGCAAAGGTGAGATCGAGGCCATGGACGACTGATACGACTGCTTTTCGTGGAAAGAAAATTTTCGCGATAGCACCAAGTGGCGCGAGGACACCGTCACCGAGGAGGAGGGCATCATGACTTGGGAGGAGGAAGAGAGTTTTGACGAGCGCGAATGGAAAAAATATCGGAAGGAAACTCTTCCCGCGGCGGTTGGCGATGAGAGTCAGCTCGCACTGACCCCCAAGAAAACGGGCGAGGTCAGCATTCTGCTGCTCGATACCGCCGATGGTCGGTGGGAACGCACGTGAGACGAAGAGAATACGCATACATTCTGAAAAATCAATTAGGAAGCGTTTTCTATGATCTTCCAGATATAAGCTAGGGTTTCTGGAGGGTTGAGATTATCCGTCTTGATAATGATTGCGTCCTTTCTTGTTGTAAGAAATTCTTTCATGGCATTGTGGAATTCGATAACAGTCGTAGGGGTAACTGATCCATCTGGTCGAAAACCCCTCTTTTCAGCACGCTTCATCAGTGTATCCTCATCAGCCATAAGAATGAATTCGAAAAAAATCCCGCCTTGTGCCAATGTTACAGATCGATAGATATCGATTGCTGATGCCATTTCTCCATAAGAAGGTTCATCAAAGAGCATCTTATCAATTACGACATCGAAACCGTCAGATACAGCTTCTTCAAGAATACGTTTTGTGAATTTTCGCGCAACCGGGTAGCTTATTTCTGGGAATTGCTTTCTAGAAGTTATCAGATGTCGAATCTCATCTATATTGATTCGTATGCACGGCTGAGGAAGCTTTTTGCATAAGAGCTCAACAAGCGTTGTCTTCCCGACCGCCCCAGGTCCGTTTATCAGGATAACACGAGGTATTCTATTGGTCTTTGTCATAAAATAATCAGAAACTCATTTTAGGCCTGAGATTTTTCTCAGATATTCTTGCTTCTTTTCTGTCTTTCCGCTTGTCAATGATTGTTCGTAGCAAGAGATGAGATCGGCTCTGCTCATAAACAGCAGTGGAGTGTCATTTATCAGTCCCTTAATAAGGGATTCCTTTTTCAGTTTGAGATTCTTTATGTCATGGAAACTGAGTTTGTTCCCTAAGTAGAACACACGTAAAGAAGCCGGTGATGGCTCAATGATGAACTGAGTAGTATTACTGATCGCTTTTTCGATTTTTGGAAACCATTCCGAGGGAACAATAAAATCTATATCTCCGATAATGATATCTTGATCGCCTGAGTAGAATGCGTAGGCGACGCTTCCGTATACGATTGCAGCAGCCTGAAGCCCCGGGCAATTCCCATAAAGCAGACAAACACCTTCGAGCATCGTGTCGAATGCCTCTGCATTTTTTGGTCGGTATATCCTATCGCTCATGATTGAGGCTATTTCCCGTAGCGTTCCTTCTTTAGCTGGTACATCAGGTCTTCGGTGAGGCGGCGGCTCGTTTTGATCATGTCGGCGATGAAGGCGAAGACGAGGAGCTGCATGCCGATGAGGAAGGTGACGCTCGTGAAGAGGAGGTAATTGAGGTAGGGCGTCACTTTGAAGCCGTGCGAGAAGTACTGGAACAAGAAGACAGCGAACGAGAGAAGCGCCAGAGCAATCAGTACCAGCCCGGGGATGCCGAAGAACTTCATCGGTCGGACATCGCGGACCGCTTTGACGATGATGCGGGCGCTATTGTTGACGAAGCTGTAGACACTTTTGACGATCTTGGATTTCCGGTCAGCGAAATAGGTGACCTGAACCGGGACCCAGAGGACACG
This is a stretch of genomic DNA from Candidatus Moraniibacteriota bacterium. It encodes these proteins:
- a CDS encoding histidine phosphatase family protein produces the protein MPVYITYFVHGTTTDNERHVSSGWKDVELSELGVKQSVDLKEQTKDKTFDVVFCSDLQRAHNSAKLSWEGLYVIIPDARLRECNYGTLNGASSDIVEPMQEEECIEKPFPEGESYEDVKARVADFLEFLKKNYDGKRVAIVAHKAPQLSLDVLINGKTWKQALADDWRKTKNWQPGWEYILSEDSR
- a CDS encoding RtcB family protein; protein product: MFEDAIKKIGNLKQEMKTDQMKVPVVFHVGDDLMPSDATLEQLESVASNDTVFHHIAAMADVHSKPGRKNATGTTVTSEHHILPQVNDSDPACGMRLVKTNLTENNITPEELDVLFQALVATVPTKQFVGTRVSFDTVVDICRGGIRPLITALGIETKNEETHCIESGNFFGSEVSRESIYSVIPKLFLWFATFRLGILGAAGNHFLDLMKVTGIEDEETAKKFGLQNGQYVFMVHCGSGILGQYTMYMYTAKKREHLSQAIMVELGKFLFRSPLRPVYDRIAKKIKAYQFGAKEELFTYDGHGPEGEMYMAARNACSNFAHANRATITHNVSETVKQVLGRDPELELLYDMPHILVSEEEHYGKSVWVHRNGTSRAYGPSRMAGHPLFKDTGEPAFIPSSMSTEAFLCVGMDGNESSFYSCNHGAGKAKSKSDTIVPEDKSALHEKLTARGVRLYNGQSSKVIEQDSAHYKRIDDIIATVKENNIVKPVARLMPVSIIMY
- a CDS encoding glycosyltransferase family 4 protein yields the protein MKQILLATRPIVPPWDEASKNFAYFLAKNIRNEDLTMHVLTTPEGLKDMGTNVILHPLYSKQKTGAKSHYPFLQKARLPLYLFAQSFKYDIVHYLFTPTLFNAFVIKYFTPFRPKSIQTVATLREDRYPRNLLKHLFFADQLATYTDATKTKLNALGFDNVERIYPGIDLEKYQPRPKSQAVLDSYNLTPEDFLVVYPGEYTRLGATDYLVETLIRHFTAPISEPFIFLFACRIKNEADRVKREEVRERFRQAGCLEHIRFDDGNATADMATVYNTADVIAFPVGDLRGKFDVPLVIIEAYACGKPVILSDLEAFREFSNDQISVTIPRLDDQALIDTILYLKHNSDTRAAIGQTARTYAETHFDLRETARHYGELYASL
- a CDS encoding GTP-binding protein, which produces MSEKLSPVFKKIPVTILTGFLGAGKTTLLNHILSSKTGEKIVVIVNEFGAVGIDGALVVGGEEHLVTLDNGCICCTVRNDLVETLTDLLKRKLGMAGEMAEAGESAAPLVFDRIVIETTGLADPIPLVQTFMMDDVLMAAYEIAAIVTVVDAVHIEKQLGYLPVAAEQIALADLILLSKTDLFLGEGESEERKKRMSEIESKIQAINPAAPIIATVMGVIPNAELFRERRFFAAPETVQGHDHTSHTHGISSVVLKTDKLIDIDRLYAWIGELQNSLGPDLLRYKGIIYSDEYPGKHAVLQGVHALYTVTPDREWKENEKRESVIVVIGQNLDREAIEQGFKRSLAD
- a CDS encoding glycosyltransferase family 4 protein, with product MRILFVSRAFPPTIGGIEQQNADLARFLGGQCELTLIANRRGKSFLPIFFPFALVKTLFLLPSHDALLLGDGVLAPLGAIAKIFFPRKAVVSVVHGLDLTFAEKSGFLPRVYRFFHFPSLCALDGVICVSQETKRVALRIGIAPERAFVIPNGIHPETFAGEYERTELEKLLGRDIAGRQIILRLGRFVEHKGVEWFIRNVMPKLPVSVLFVAAGGVAKKGVPGDTSFFPRCEQAVRELGLQDRVILLMNLPGKDVQLLLHTADVAVAPNIPVPGTMEGFGISVLEASISRLPIVVSRLEGLQEAVVDGENGVFAEAGNAADFVQKINTFLTDEQKRQAFGERSARYTREHFHWSIISQRYAALLEDFVKSVTNTH
- a CDS encoding AAA family ATPase, translated to MTKTNRIPRVILINGPGAVGKTTLVELLCKKLPQPCIRINIDEIRHLITSRKQFPEISYPVARKFTKRILEEAVSDGFDVVIDKMLFDEPSYGEMASAIDIYRSVTLAQGGIFFEFILMADEDTLMKRAEKRGFRPDGSVTPTTVIEFHNAMKEFLTTRKDAIIIKTDNLNPPETLAYIWKIIENAS